A single Lolium perenne isolate Kyuss_39 chromosome 6, Kyuss_2.0, whole genome shotgun sequence DNA region contains:
- the LOC127307089 gene encoding GDSL esterase/lipase At5g33370, with amino-acid sequence MMDAALASLLVSVLVVAAHAPAASAAPRAFFVFGDSLVDNGNNNYLLTTARADAPPYGIDYPSHRATGRFSNGLNIPDIISEHLGAEPALPYLSPELRGVKLLVGANFASAGVGILNDTGVQFVNIIRIGDQLRYFGEYKRKLRAFVGEEQATRIVSGALVLITLGGNDFVNNYYLVPMSMRSRQYALPDYVRFIVSEYRKILARLYELGARRVIVTGTGPLGCVPAELAQHSGDGECASELNRAVDLFNPQLAEAVRGLNRDIGADVFVAANTYRANFDYLANPQSYGFTNVKVACCGQGPYNGIGLCTPASNVCADREAYAFWDAFHPTERANRIIVGQFMHGSTDYMHPMNLSTILAMDREGP; translated from the exons ATGATGGACGCGGCTCTCGCTTCTCTCCTCGTCTCCGTCCTCGTCGTGGCGGCGCATGCCCCGGCGGCGTCCGCGGCGCCGCGGGCCTTCTTCGTCTTCGGCGACTCCCTCGTGGACAACGGCAACAACAACTACCTCCTGACCACGGCGCGCGCAGACGCGCCGCCCTACGGCATCGACTACCCATCGCACCGCGCCACGGGCCGCTTCTCCAACGGGCTCAACATCCCTGACATCATCA GTGAGCACCTCGGGGCAGAGCCTGCGCTGCCGTACCTGAGCCCCGAGCTCCGAGGGGTGAAGCTGCTCGTCGGCGCCAACTTCGCGTCGGCCGGCGTCGGGATCCTCAACGACACAGGCGTGCAGTTT GTGAACATCATCAGGATCGGGGATCAGCTGCGCTACTTCGGGGAGTACAAGCGCAAGCTGAGGGCATTCGTCGGCGAGGAGCAGGCGACGAGGATCGTGAGCGGGGCTCTTGTGCTCATCACGCTGGGAGGCAACGACTTCGTGAACAACTACTACCTGGTGCCCATGTCCATGCGCTCTCGCCAGTACGCGCTCCCGGACTACGTCCGGTTCATCGTCTCCGAGTACAGGAAGATACTCGCG AGGCTGTACGAGCTGGGTGCCCGGCGCGTGATCGTGACGGGGACGGGGCCGCTGGGGTGCGTGCCGGCGGAGCTGGCGCAGCACAGCGGCGACGGCGAGTGCGCGTCGGAGCTGAACCGCGCCGTGGACCTCTTCAACCCGCAGCTGGCGGAGGCGGTGCGCGGCCTCAACCGCGACATCGGCGCCGACGtcttcgtcgccgccaacacctacCGCGCCAACTTCGACTACCTGGCAAACCCGCAGAGCTACG GGTTCACGAACGTGAAGGTGGCGTGCTGCGGGCAGGGGCCGTATAACGGGATCGGGCTGTGCACGCCGGCGTCCAACGTGTGCGCCGACCGGGAGGCGTACGCCTTCTGGGACGCCTTCCACCCCACGGAGCGGGCCAACCGCATCATCGTCGGACAGTTTATGCATGGATCCACGGACTACATGCACCCCATGAACCTCAGCACCATCCTCGCCATGGACCGGGAGGGCCCTTAA
- the LOC127307088 gene encoding polyribonucleotide nucleotidyltransferase 2, mitochondrial: MSMAVASLRFLARRRHHLRLTGVPGARAAFLSDAAEDLPRAGPTPPPPGRKVLESFREEFEIGGRLIAFETGKVARFANGSVVISMEDTNVLATVAAAKSSDPVRDFLPLTVDYQEKQFAQGVIPTTYMRREGAPKERELLCGRIIDRPIRPLFPRGFYHDVQITVNVLSSDGKQDPDVMAANASSAALMLSDVPWNGPIGVIRVGRIDGNFVLNPTVDELGLSDLNLVYACSRDKTLMIDVQAREITERDLQAGMKLAHSEAVKCIDPQIRLAKRAGKEKKEYKLSMISDESYEKIRTLSEAPIEEVFTDKTYGKFERGEALQNITESVKAKLEEECDEESLKFLPKAVDTVRKQVIRNRIIKEGLRVDGRQLDEVRPLFCESSTYPILHGSALFSRGDTQVLCTVTLGAPGDAQRLDSIVGPPTKRFMLHYSFPPFSINEVAKRGGLNRREVGHGTLAEKALLAVLPPEDDFPYTVRINSEVMASDGSTSMASVCGGSMALMDAGIPVREHVAGVSVGLVSESDPATGDISNYRILTDILGLEDHLGDMDFKIAGTRRGITAIQLDIKPAGIPLDIVCESLEPARKARNQILDRMDQEISSARAINDGSGPRLATLSFSSDSLRKLLFHRKKIEKDTGARVSVSDGTVTIVAKTQPIMDKALEKVEFLVGREIEVGRTYKGIVSSIKEYGAFVEFNGGQQGLLHISELSHEPVSKVSDIVSVGQVLSLTCIGQDVRGNIKLSLKATLPHRHKKELASQDTAPLANQDLVGWAAVENMASKDSDIEQSNSKDEDSTTEETPAFSSPAVIIRSAADCDAQDVADAPTKKQSKAASSKAAKSSPRVYKAAKERQEAKPASPKKASSTSTAKKNKKVKADDSGSNGLDAIPEQDISNTLKCSTSTNFRSGSMKLGDVVTVKVYQIRAYGLVLELSDGVRGMHKFVENGRKDFEVGEEVLAKCSSFNAKGVPVFSLLD; this comes from the exons ATGTCGATGGCTGTGGCCTCGCTCCGCTTCCTCgcgcgccgccggcaccacctccGGCTCACCGGGGTCCCCGGCGCGCGCGCCGCATTCCTCTCCGACGCGGCCGAGGACCTCCCGCGGGCAGgcccaacgccgccgccgccggggcgGAAGGTGCTGGAGAGCTTCCGCGAGGAGTTCGAGATCGGGGGCCGCCTCATCGCCTTCGAGACCGGCAAGGTGGCGCGCTTCGCCAACGGCTCCGTCGTCATCTCCATGGAGGACACCAACGTCCTCGCCACCGTCGCCGCCGCAAAGTCCTCCGACCCTGTCCGGGACTTTCTCCCTCTAACC GTTGATTATCAAGAAAAGCAGTTCGCTCAAGGTGTTATTCCCACAACTTATATGCGCAGGGAAGGTGCCCCTAAGGAAAGAGAACTTTTGTGTGGGCGCATAATCGATCGACCAATACGGCCATTGTTTCCTCGTGGCTTTTACCATGATGTCCAG ATCACGGTAAATGTTCTTTCATCAGACGGAAAGCAGGACCCCGATGTTATGGCTGCAAATGCATCTTCAGCTGCACTTATGCTATCTGATGTACCTTGGAATGGGCCAATTGGAGTAATACGGGTTGGCAGAATTGATGGGAATTTTGTGTTGAACCCAACAGTGGACGAG TTAGGGTTGAGTGATCTCAACCTAGTTTATGCATGTTCACGGGACAAAACATTAATGATCGATGTACAAGCTCGTGAGATAACTGAAAGGGATCTTCAGGCAGGAATGAAGCTTGCACACTCTGAG GCAGTTAAGTGTATCGACCCTCAAATTAGATTGGCTAAGCGAGCTGGCAAAGAGAAAAAGGAATACAAGCTTTCGATGATTTCAGATGAATCCTACGAGAAAATAAGAACATTATCAGAGGCACCAATTGAGGAAGTCTTCACAGATAAAACCTATGGCAAG TTTGAGCGTGGAGAAGCCTTGCAGAACATCACAGAATCTGTAAAAGCAAAGCTTGAAGAAGAATGTGATGAGGAAAGCTTGAAGTTTCTTCCGAAGGCAGTTGACACTGTGAGAAAGCAG GTCATACGCAATAGAATAATTAAGGAAGGTCTTAGAGTCGATGGTAGGCAACTTGATGAGGTGCGGCCATTGTTCTGCGAATCCAGCACATATCCAATATTGCATGGTTCTGCACTATTTTCACGTGGAGATACTCag GTTTTATGTACAGTTACCCTTGGAGCTCCTGGTGATGCTCAGCGATTGGATTCAATTGTTGGCCCTCCAACAAAGCGTTTCATGCTTCATTACAGCTTTCCACCATTTTCGATAAATGAAGTTGCCAAACGTGGGGGTTTGAATCGCCGTGAAGTTGGCCATG GCACTCTTGCCGAGAAAGCCTTACTTGCTGTGCTTCCTCCGGAAGACGACTTTCCATATACTGTTCGGATAAATTCAGAAGTCATGGCTTCTGATGGTTCAACATCAATGGCGTCAGTATGTGGAG GAAGCATGGCTTTAATGGATGCTGGGATACCTGTAAGGGAACATGTTGCTGGTGTTTCAGTTGGTCTCGTCAGTGAATCTGACCCAGCGACTGGAGATATTTCGAACTACCGTATATTAACAGATATTTTA GGTCTTGAAGATCACCTGGGTGACATGGATTTCAAAATTGCAGGAACAAGGAGAGGTATTACTGCTATTCAGCTGGATATAAAACCTGCTGGAATACCATTGGACATAGTATGTGAAAGTTTGGAGCCTGCACGAAAGGCTCGTAATCAAATCCTTGACCGCATGGACCAGGAAATCAGTTCTGCTCGTGCTATCAATGATGGAAGTGGTCCTCGattag CCACACTGAGCTTCAGCAGTGATTCTCTTAGGAAGTTGCTTTTCCACAGGAAAAAGATTGAGAAAGACACAG GTGCGCGTGTATCTGTTAGTGATGGTACTGTCACTATTGTTGCTAAAACTCAGCCAATTATGGATAAGGCTCTTGAGAAG GTTGAATTTCTTGTGGGCCGTGAAATTGAAGTTGGCAGGACATACAAAGGAATTGTTTCCTCAATAAAGGAGTATGGCGCTTTTGTGGAATTCAATGGTGGGCAGCAAGGTCTTCTTCACATTTCTGAGCTGTCACATGAACCG GTTTCAAAAGTTTCAGATATTGTTTCTGTTGGCCAAGTGCTCTCATTGACGTGCATTGGTCAGGACGTGAGGGGTAATATTAAACTTTCACTGAAAGCAACCCTACCCCATAGGCATAAAAAGGAGTTAGCAAGTCAGGATACTGCTCCTTTGGCAAATCAAGACCTTGTTGGTTGGGCAGCTGTGGAAAACATGGCGAGCAAGGATTCTGATATTGAGCAATCGAATAGCAAAGATGAAGACAGCACAACTGAGGAGACGCCTGCATTTTCTAGTCCTGCAGTCATAATTCGCAGTGCTGCTGACTGTGATGCTCAAGATGTTGCAGATGCTCCTACTAAGAAACAATCGAAGGCTGCAAGTTCAAAGGCTGCAAAGTCATCTCCTAGAGTATATAAAGCAGCCAAAGAACGGCAGGaggcaaagccagcttcccctaaGAAAGCATCAAGTACATCAACCGCCAAGAAAAATAAGAAAGTGAAGGCTGATGATTCTGGAAGTAATGGGCTCGATGCAATTCCAGAACAAGACATAAGCAATACCCTGAAGTGTTCGACTTCCACAAACTTCAGATCAGGTTCTATGAAGCTTGGGGACGTAGTTACAGTAAAGGTCTACCAGATACGGGCCTATGGATTAGTACTTGAGCTGAGTGATGGAGTTCGTGGAATGCATAAATTTGTG GAAAATGGCCGAAAAGATTTTGAGGTCGGAGAGGAAGTGCTTGCAAAATGCTCAAGCTTCAACGCCAAGGGTGTCCCAGTCTTCTCATTGCTAGATTAG
- the LOC127310274 gene encoding uncharacterized protein, with protein MEDCIGAIDGAHVTAKVPRSTSAAFCGRKHYTSQNVLAAVDFDMRFTYVPDGLQIPEGKFYLRDAGYACRPSILPPFRKTRYHLNEFSAKHRPQNAKKLFNLRHLSLRFTIERVFAALKNKFNVLDQKPFHTFDTQVKLVLACCILHNWILDWSEDEFFEEVVTFNEVETGHGVDACDNNTCKEKRQE; from the exons ATGGAG GATTGCATTGGAGCTATTGATGGTGCTCATGTCACTGCAAAGGTACCGAGATCAACGTCTGCAGCATTCTGCGGGAGGAAGCACTACACCAGCCAGAACGTGCTAGCAGCTGTGGATTTCGACATGAGGTTCACCTACGTGCCTGATGGGTTGCAAATCCCTGAGGGTAAGTTCTACCTTAGAGATGCTGGATATGCATGCCGACCTAGTATTCTACCTCccttcaggaaaacaaggtaccACCTCAACGAGTTCTCTGCGAAGCACCGACCTCAGAATGCGAAAAAGTTGTTCAATCTGAGACACTTAAGCCTTAGATTCACCATTGAGAGGGTCTTTGCTGCATTGAAGAACAAATTCAACGTCCTTGACCAGAAACCGTTCCACACTTTTGACACTCAAGTAAAGCTGGTCCTTGCTTGCTGCATTCTTCACAACTGGATCCTAGATTGGAGCGAGGATGAGTTCTTCGAAGAGGTTGTCACTTTTAATGAAGTAGAGACCGGCCATGGCGTGGACGCATGCGACAATAATACCTGCAAGGAGAAGAGGCAAGAGTGA